From one Flavobacterium sp. N502536 genomic stretch:
- a CDS encoding HEAT repeat domain-containing protein, with amino-acid sequence MEHFIGYIKHYAIPLFVFTSLALALALILKRIHYQYTLPYRHHIIRKSEIFLTEITLSKPEKSILKYKIAKFKSEIPIHKNWCKNMLIEDMIRMKSNLKGKTAKNILLIYKQLNLNHYSASLLRDFRKYKKCDGIYHFQALGYKPGISLLKKYLYHPNKIIRSNANVAYLILTQGDWQAVNKIPVKVSITTTIKIMDVLHSQNIPIPPEIDDWIESDNPTILKLAVMTMVFYNYRNKSKEIIKLLRHENKSLRTDVIIAIRDLYLYEAEDDLLLQFEQENIEIQLEILDALAVIGSEKTITFLNTQIPKEETKDLKLKMVTALNNLDAVRLDQMGIADADTKKMINHIRKLQL; translated from the coding sequence ATGGAGCATTTTATAGGCTATATAAAACACTACGCCATCCCATTATTTGTATTTACAAGTTTAGCTTTAGCACTTGCCTTAATACTCAAAAGAATTCATTATCAATACACGCTACCTTACAGACATCATATTATCCGAAAATCTGAAATTTTCCTGACGGAGATCACACTCTCAAAACCGGAGAAAAGCATACTAAAATATAAAATCGCCAAGTTTAAATCCGAAATTCCCATTCATAAAAACTGGTGCAAAAACATGCTGATCGAAGATATGATTCGGATGAAAAGCAACTTAAAAGGAAAAACAGCCAAAAACATTCTTCTTATTTACAAACAGCTGAACTTAAATCATTATTCAGCAAGTTTACTTCGGGATTTTAGAAAGTATAAAAAATGCGATGGCATTTATCATTTTCAGGCCTTGGGATACAAACCGGGAATTTCACTTTTAAAGAAATACCTGTATCACCCCAACAAAATCATTCGGTCAAATGCCAATGTTGCTTACCTGATTTTAACTCAGGGCGACTGGCAGGCGGTGAATAAAATTCCTGTAAAAGTATCGATTACCACCACCATAAAAATAATGGATGTACTGCATTCACAAAACATCCCAATCCCACCGGAAATAGACGATTGGATCGAATCCGACAATCCAACCATTTTGAAATTGGCGGTAATGACAATGGTTTTTTACAACTACAGAAACAAATCTAAAGAGATCATCAAATTGCTCCGACATGAGAATAAAAGCCTGAGAACCGATGTTATCATCGCCATTCGGGATCTGTACCTGTACGAAGCCGAAGATGATTTACTGCTGCAGTTTGAACAGGAGAATATCGAAATACAATTAGAGATTCTGGACGCGCTGGCCGTAATAGGGTCTGAAAAAACAATTACGTTTTTAAATACCCAAATTCCAAAAGAAGAGACCAAAGACCTTAAATTAAAAATGGTGACTGCTTTAAACAATCTTGATGCAGTACGTTTGGATCAAATGGGAATAGCCGATGCAGATACCAAAAAAATGATTAATCACATTAGAAAATTACAGCTATGA
- a CDS encoding TIGR02757 family protein yields MTQKELKEFLDEKVTQYNNLDFIDSDPVQIPHLFTQKEDIEIAGFLSATIAWGNRKMIIKNSHQMMELMGNTPYDFVMSHSDEDLERLENFVHRTFNGKDFSGFIKGLQHIYQNHNGLEAVFAKNQEADSLQKSISEFKKIFFEIDHLPRTQKHISDPLNNSAAKRINMYLRWMVRQDTKGVDLGIWKSISPAVLSCPLDVHSGNVARKLGILTRKQNDGKALTELDLKLRKMDPIDPVKYDFALFGLGVFEGF; encoded by the coding sequence ATGACACAAAAAGAACTCAAAGAATTTCTCGACGAAAAAGTAACACAATACAACAATCTCGATTTTATCGACAGCGATCCTGTGCAGATTCCGCATTTATTTACTCAGAAAGAAGACATTGAGATTGCTGGTTTTTTGAGTGCCACCATCGCCTGGGGAAATCGTAAAATGATTATTAAGAATTCACATCAAATGATGGAATTAATGGGGAATACGCCTTATGATTTTGTGATGTCACATTCAGATGAGGATCTCGAACGTCTGGAAAACTTCGTACACCGTACTTTTAACGGAAAAGACTTCTCAGGGTTTATAAAAGGATTACAGCATATCTACCAGAACCACAATGGTCTGGAAGCGGTTTTTGCCAAAAATCAGGAAGCCGACAGTTTGCAGAAAAGCATCAGCGAATTTAAAAAGATATTTTTCGAAATCGATCATTTACCGCGAACTCAAAAACACATTTCAGATCCGTTAAACAATTCGGCTGCAAAAAGAATCAACATGTACCTGCGCTGGATGGTACGTCAGGACACCAAAGGCGTCGATTTAGGAATCTGGAAATCCATTTCTCCCGCTGTATTGTCCTGCCCGCTTGATGTACACTCCGGTAACGTAGCCCGAAAATTAGGAATACTGACCCGAAAACAAAATGACGGAAAGGCCTTGACAGAACTTGACCTCAAACTCCGAAAAATGGATCCAATCGATCCGGTAAAATACGACTTTGCTCTTTTTGGATTGGGCGTTTTTGAAGGATTCTAA
- a CDS encoding DUF6787 family protein, translating to MNRLKKRWGITSNVQAIIILIVFAITGSASAWLSKPFCVLLGITKEDFGGWFTLIRLLIIFPIYQVLLVAIGTLFGQFRFFWNFEKKMLKNMGLGFLFKDSEPQS from the coding sequence ATGAACAGACTAAAAAAACGTTGGGGCATTACCTCAAATGTACAAGCCATTATAATACTGATTGTTTTTGCCATCACAGGATCGGCATCTGCATGGCTGTCTAAACCCTTTTGCGTTTTACTGGGCATCACCAAAGAAGATTTCGGAGGCTGGTTTACGCTGATCCGATTGCTGATTATTTTTCCAATCTATCAGGTTTTATTAGTAGCCATTGGCACTTTGTTCGGGCAATTCCGTTTCTTTTGGAATTTTGAAAAGAAAATGCTTAAAAATATGGGACTTGGTTTTTTGTTCAAAGATTCAGAACCTCAGTCTTAA
- a CDS encoding DUF6146 family protein: protein MKKYLFILVLLFTIIACSTASKKTVAANTISKPNTAVNDTVRIANDSLEYEVIIIDNGFSTWLASRALPRNYYSLTYLENKNNLYVTEWNNRVLQPQRYSPNLYEMRIDYQPTIHYGYEVNYLIYNYMIYFQNTYKQKLAGYVPIR from the coding sequence ATGAAAAAATATCTTTTTATACTAGTCCTACTGTTTACGATAATAGCATGCTCAACGGCTTCGAAAAAAACTGTTGCAGCAAATACTATCTCTAAGCCAAATACTGCTGTAAACGATACGGTACGCATTGCCAATGACTCTTTGGAATATGAAGTTATTATCATTGATAATGGTTTTAGTACCTGGCTGGCTTCGAGAGCACTTCCGCGAAATTATTATTCGTTAACTTATCTTGAAAACAAGAATAATTTGTACGTAACCGAATGGAACAATCGTGTTTTACAGCCGCAGCGTTACAGTCCGAACTTATATGAAATGCGAATTGATTATCAGCCAACGATTCATTATGGCTACGAAGTAAATTATTTGATTTATAACTATATGATTTATTTTCAAAATACATACAAACAAAAGCTCGCCGGTTATGTTCCTATAAGATAA
- a CDS encoding D-2-hydroxyacid dehydrogenase, producing MKVLANDGISKSGILALEKGGFEVITTKVAQEQVANFVNENNVAVVLVRSATKVRKDIIDACPGLKIIGRGGVGMDNIDVDYAKSKGIHVINTPASSSESVAELVFGHLFSGVRFLHDSNRNMPLEGDSNFDGLKKAYANGTELRGKTLGIVGIGRIGQATAKMALGLGMKVIAADSFIPSVDVKVEFFDGQSITTTIVSQSLESLFKEADFITLHVPAQDGYIIGEKELAIMKDGVGIVNCARGGVIDEVALVKALDSGKVAFAGLDVFESEPKPEMAILMHSKISLTPHIGAATGEAQDRIGTELASQIITLLS from the coding sequence ATGAAAGTATTAGCCAATGACGGAATTTCAAAAAGTGGAATTCTTGCTTTAGAAAAAGGTGGTTTTGAAGTTATTACTACAAAAGTAGCTCAAGAACAGGTAGCTAACTTTGTAAACGAAAATAATGTAGCGGTGGTTTTAGTACGTAGTGCTACCAAAGTTCGTAAAGACATTATCGATGCCTGTCCGGGACTAAAAATTATTGGTCGTGGTGGTGTTGGTATGGACAACATCGATGTTGATTATGCAAAAAGCAAAGGAATCCATGTGATTAATACACCGGCTTCATCATCAGAATCTGTTGCTGAGTTGGTATTTGGACACTTATTTTCTGGTGTTCGTTTTCTACATGATTCAAACCGAAATATGCCTCTTGAAGGGGATTCTAACTTTGACGGCTTGAAAAAAGCCTACGCAAACGGTACCGAATTAAGAGGAAAAACTCTTGGTATTGTTGGTATTGGACGTATTGGACAAGCTACTGCAAAAATGGCGCTTGGTTTAGGGATGAAAGTAATCGCTGCCGATAGCTTTATTCCTTCTGTAGACGTTAAAGTGGAGTTTTTTGACGGTCAATCTATCACAACCACTATCGTCTCTCAATCTTTAGAATCTTTATTCAAAGAAGCTGATTTTATCACTTTACACGTTCCTGCCCAGGATGGATACATCATTGGAGAGAAAGAACTGGCGATTATGAAAGATGGTGTTGGAATCGTTAACTGTGCCCGTGGTGGTGTTATCGACGAAGTTGCCTTGGTAAAAGCATTGGATTCAGGAAAAGTTGCGTTTGCAGGATTGGACGTTTTTGAAAGCGAACCAAAACCAGAAATGGCTATTTTAATGCACTCTAAAATTTCACTGACGCCGCACATTGGAGCTGCTACAGGAGAAGCACAAGACAGAATCGGTACAGAATTAGCCTCACAAATCATCACTTTATTGAGCTAA
- the serC gene encoding 3-phosphoserine/phosphohydroxythreonine transaminase codes for MKKHNYSAGPSILPQEVFEKASKAILDFNDSGLSILEISHRSKDFVAVMEEARSLALELLGLQGKGYQALFLQGGASTAFLMAPYNLMKENGKAAYLDSGTWATAAIKEAKFFGETVIVGSSKEDNYSHIPKGYEIPSDADYFHCTSNNTIFGTQMKEFPTTNVPVVCDMSSDIFSRELDFSKFDLIYAGAQKNMGPAGTTLVVVKEEILAKNGRTIPSILDYTKHIKAESMYNTPPVFAVYVSLLTLQWVKEKGGIAAVEKLNNAKADLLYTEIDRNPLFKGTAAVEDRSKMNVTFLLNNADHTATFDALWKEAGISGLPGHRSVGGYRASIYNAMSIESVQVLVDVMKALETKV; via the coding sequence ATGAAAAAACACAACTACAGCGCAGGACCAAGTATTTTACCTCAGGAAGTTTTTGAGAAAGCCTCAAAAGCAATTTTAGATTTTAATGATTCAGGACTCTCTATTCTTGAAATTTCGCACCGAAGTAAAGATTTCGTTGCCGTTATGGAAGAAGCCCGATCCCTTGCTTTAGAATTGTTAGGACTTCAGGGGAAAGGATATCAGGCCCTATTTTTACAAGGCGGTGCCAGCACAGCTTTTCTGATGGCTCCTTACAACTTAATGAAAGAAAACGGAAAAGCAGCTTATTTAGACTCCGGAACCTGGGCAACTGCTGCTATAAAAGAAGCAAAGTTTTTTGGAGAAACTGTTATCGTTGGTTCTTCAAAAGAAGACAATTACAGCCATATTCCAAAAGGATACGAAATACCAAGTGATGCTGATTACTTTCACTGTACCAGCAACAATACTATTTTTGGAACTCAGATGAAAGAATTCCCGACAACTAATGTTCCTGTGGTTTGCGACATGAGTTCTGATATTTTTTCACGTGAACTGGATTTCTCTAAATTTGATTTAATCTATGCCGGTGCTCAAAAGAACATGGGACCTGCAGGAACTACTTTGGTAGTGGTTAAAGAAGAAATACTGGCGAAAAACGGAAGAACAATTCCAAGTATATTAGATTATACCAAACATATCAAAGCAGAAAGTATGTACAACACACCTCCTGTTTTTGCTGTGTATGTTTCGTTATTAACCTTACAATGGGTTAAAGAAAAAGGAGGAATTGCTGCTGTTGAAAAACTAAACAATGCAAAAGCCGACTTACTTTATACAGAAATTGACAGGAACCCATTGTTCAAAGGTACTGCAGCAGTTGAAGATCGTTCTAAAATGAACGTTACTTTCTTATTAAACAATGCCGATCATACTGCAACTTTTGATGCTTTATGGAAAGAAGCCGGAATTTCGGGATTACCAGGACACCGCTCCGTTGGTGGTTACAGAGCTTCAATCTACAATGCGATGTCTATCGAAAGTGTTCAGGTTTTAGTAGATGTAATGAAAGCTTTGGAAACTAAAGTTTAG
- a CDS encoding acyl-CoA reductase, translating into MLQNEKKQSFIALGRFLSQFSEAENTRNESVLGNELFFDAFIKLIDLSQSHNGWYTPEQVHFAINSWAEALTEENLEKWLSPYTAAFEKAGKTEKTVALILAGNIPLVGFHDFLSVLITGNKALIKTSSNDQHLLPFLAKYLIFVDESLKDKITFVEGKLENFDAVIATGSNNTARYFEYYFKDKPSIIRKNRNSVAVLNGKETHEELEALGEDIFRYFGLGCRNVSKLFVPKGYSFDAFFQAIFKYQDVIHYEKYANNYDYNKAVFLMSNFKLLDNGFLTLKEDPSYASPISSVFYEFYENIEELQARLEADSEQIQCIVSHDLIQNSITFGQTQKPRLWDYADNIDTITFLLTTK; encoded by the coding sequence ATGTTACAAAACGAAAAAAAACAGTCTTTTATAGCACTAGGTCGATTTTTAAGTCAGTTCTCTGAAGCAGAAAACACACGAAATGAATCGGTTTTAGGTAATGAGCTGTTTTTTGATGCTTTCATAAAACTGATTGACCTTTCGCAATCTCATAACGGATGGTACACTCCTGAACAAGTGCATTTTGCCATAAATTCTTGGGCTGAAGCTTTGACGGAAGAAAACCTTGAAAAATGGCTTTCTCCTTATACCGCAGCATTTGAGAAAGCGGGAAAAACAGAAAAAACGGTCGCTTTAATCCTTGCCGGAAATATTCCGTTAGTAGGATTTCATGACTTTTTATCGGTTTTAATCACTGGAAATAAAGCCTTGATAAAAACTTCTTCAAACGATCAGCATTTATTGCCGTTTTTGGCCAAATACCTCATTTTTGTTGATGAAAGTCTAAAAGATAAGATCACTTTCGTAGAAGGCAAACTCGAAAATTTTGATGCCGTAATTGCCACCGGAAGCAACAATACTGCCCGTTACTTTGAATATTACTTTAAAGACAAACCCTCAATCATTCGCAAAAACAGGAATTCGGTAGCGGTTTTAAACGGAAAAGAAACGCATGAGGAATTAGAAGCTCTGGGAGAAGATATTTTCAGATATTTTGGTCTGGGATGCCGCAATGTATCCAAACTTTTTGTTCCAAAAGGATATTCCTTTGATGCCTTTTTTCAGGCTATTTTTAAATATCAGGACGTTATCCATTATGAAAAATATGCTAACAATTACGACTACAACAAAGCCGTATTTTTGATGAGCAACTTCAAACTTCTGGACAATGGCTTTTTAACTTTAAAAGAAGATCCAAGTTACGCCTCTCCTATTTCGAGCGTATTTTATGAATTCTATGAAAACATCGAAGAGCTGCAAGCTCGTTTAGAAGCTGATTCTGAGCAAATTCAATGCATCGTGAGCCATGATCTAATCCAAAACAGCATTACTTTCGGGCAAACCCAGAAACCACGATTGTGGGATTACGCAGATAACATAGATACTATAACGTTTTTGTTAACAACAAAGTAA
- a CDS encoding 4Fe-4S dicluster domain-containing protein, which produces MAIIITDECINCGACEPECPNTAIYEGADDWRYKDGTSLSGKIILPDGTEVDAGDAQTPISDEVYYIVPGKCTECKGFHDEPQCAAVCPVDCCVPDDNHVEDEETLLNRQAFLHAE; this is translated from the coding sequence ATGGCAATAATTATAACTGACGAATGCATAAACTGTGGGGCTTGCGAACCAGAATGCCCAAATACAGCAATTTATGAAGGAGCTGACGATTGGAGATATAAAGACGGAACCAGTCTTTCAGGAAAAATAATTTTACCAGACGGAACTGAGGTTGATGCAGGTGATGCGCAAACACCAATTTCTGATGAGGTATATTATATCGTTCCGGGAAAATGTACTGAGTGTAAAGGTTTTCATGACGAACCTCAGTGTGCTGCCGTATGTCCGGTTGATTGTTGTGTGCCAGATGATAATCACGTTGAAGACGAAGAAACTTTGTTGAACAGACAAGCGTTTTTACATGCTGAATAA
- a CDS encoding TonB-dependent receptor yields MKKIALLIILLNTAFLFAQKEISGVVRDKSGNPLPGVNILEKGTTNGVSTNFEGGYLIKVKEGAILIFSYVGYTNVEKPSSNSKTDVVLDENGGQVLNDVVIVGSRNTKRTVVNSAVPIDVINVQDVTTQSGKLEINQLLQYVAPSFNANKQSGSDGADHVDPASLRGLGPDQTLVLINGKRRHQSSLINLFGTRGRGNTGTDLNAIPATSIKRIEILRDGAAAQYGSDAIAGVINIVLNDNVDELTGSVTYGVFNTNAKGDFVDGTPNTKNFRLDQNGNGNSYGKNQSFDGGSVKVAANYGVAIGEKGGFANFTTEYINKNKTLRPAYDFRKGFGDASIQGFNLFGNLAIPVSERTQFYAFGGRNYRDTDAYAFTRNGGERVVESVYPGGYTPRITSNIIDNSLAAGFRTKTASGWNIDLSNTYGKNLFHYYIKGTINASLEGKSPTEFDAGGHSLTQNTTNFDLSKNYDTVLDGLNLAFGAEYRTEKFTIFSGEEGSYATYDTNGRPITDPTTQSAPTIPNPDYDPTDPTSSPTISRPGGSQGFPGYSPSNTVDKSRTNLSLYTDAELDITEAFLLSAAVRFENYSDFGSTLNGKLAARVKAGEHINFRGSVSTGFRAPSLAQIYYNLRFTNFNAGGATEVLLAPNNSPVTKAFGIQKLNEEKAVNASLGFTTSFGDFTATVDGYYIKVKDRIVLTGYFDATSLNLGVDKAQFFVNGVDTSTHGLDLVLAWKKRFGESLFSATLVGNINDMKINNVKNGTLDEGTFFGKREKAFLLSSAPDNKFGLNLNYAKNKFDAGIAFTRFSKVVLVDYTDENDVYNPRLITDVTVGYKLTKNLKLSVGSNNLFNVYPTKQDETGNTEAGGYWDAVQMGFSGAYYYARLGFNF; encoded by the coding sequence ATGAAAAAGATTGCATTATTAATAATACTGCTTAACACAGCATTTCTATTTGCCCAAAAAGAAATATCAGGAGTTGTAAGGGATAAGTCGGGTAATCCGCTGCCCGGGGTTAATATTCTTGAAAAAGGAACTACCAATGGCGTATCTACCAATTTTGAAGGCGGTTACCTTATTAAAGTAAAAGAAGGTGCCATTTTAATTTTCAGTTACGTGGGGTATACCAATGTAGAAAAACCCTCTTCAAACAGTAAAACTGACGTTGTTTTAGACGAAAACGGAGGTCAAGTACTGAATGATGTTGTCATTGTAGGATCAAGAAATACAAAAAGAACCGTTGTCAATTCGGCTGTTCCAATTGACGTGATCAATGTACAGGACGTTACGACTCAAAGTGGTAAACTCGAAATCAATCAATTACTGCAATATGTTGCCCCTTCTTTTAATGCCAACAAACAATCGGGTTCTGATGGTGCCGACCACGTTGACCCGGCTTCTTTAAGAGGTTTAGGACCCGATCAAACGCTGGTTTTGATTAACGGAAAAAGAAGACATCAATCGTCATTAATTAACTTATTTGGTACACGCGGACGCGGAAATACCGGAACAGATTTGAATGCAATCCCTGCTACCTCTATCAAACGAATTGAGATCCTTAGAGATGGTGCTGCAGCACAATACGGTTCTGACGCTATTGCCGGTGTTATTAATATTGTGTTAAACGACAATGTCGACGAGTTAACAGGATCTGTAACGTATGGCGTGTTTAACACCAATGCAAAAGGCGATTTTGTGGATGGAACTCCTAACACCAAAAACTTCAGACTGGACCAAAACGGAAATGGAAATTCGTATGGCAAAAATCAGTCTTTTGACGGTGGATCTGTAAAAGTAGCTGCCAATTATGGAGTAGCCATTGGTGAAAAAGGCGGATTTGCCAATTTCACTACGGAGTACATCAATAAAAACAAAACCTTAAGACCTGCTTACGATTTTAGAAAAGGTTTTGGTGATGCCTCTATTCAGGGCTTTAATCTTTTTGGAAATTTAGCCATTCCGGTTTCCGAAAGAACGCAATTTTATGCCTTTGGAGGTCGAAATTACAGAGACACTGATGCTTATGCTTTTACCAGAAACGGAGGAGAAAGAGTTGTTGAATCGGTTTACCCTGGCGGATACACCCCGAGAATTACGTCTAATATTATCGACAATTCTCTGGCAGCAGGTTTCAGAACTAAAACAGCCAGTGGATGGAATATCGACCTTAGTAATACGTATGGTAAAAACCTTTTCCACTACTACATCAAAGGAACTATAAATGCTTCATTGGAAGGGAAATCTCCAACCGAATTTGACGCGGGAGGACATAGTCTGACCCAAAACACGACCAATTTTGATCTTTCTAAAAACTATGATACTGTATTAGACGGTTTAAATCTTGCTTTTGGAGCGGAATACAGAACCGAAAAATTTACCATTTTCTCAGGAGAAGAAGGTTCTTATGCTACTTACGATACGAACGGCAGACCTATAACCGATCCTACCACGCAAAGCGCACCAACAATTCCAAATCCGGATTACGATCCTACTGACCCAACCTCTTCTCCAACAATTTCGAGACCGGGAGGTTCACAAGGTTTTCCAGGATACAGCCCATCGAATACGGTAGATAAAAGCCGTACCAACTTATCTTTATATACAGATGCTGAGCTGGACATTACAGAAGCTTTTTTACTAAGCGCTGCCGTTCGCTTTGAAAACTACAGTGATTTCGGAAGTACTTTAAACGGTAAATTAGCCGCGAGAGTAAAAGCCGGAGAGCATATTAACTTTAGAGGATCTGTAAGTACCGGTTTCCGTGCCCCATCTTTGGCACAAATCTACTACAACCTGCGTTTTACAAACTTTAACGCCGGAGGAGCTACCGAAGTTTTACTTGCGCCAAACAACAGCCCTGTTACCAAAGCTTTTGGAATTCAGAAACTAAACGAAGAAAAAGCAGTAAACGCTTCTTTGGGTTTCACCACTTCTTTTGGCGATTTCACCGCAACAGTTGATGGTTATTATATTAAGGTAAAAGACCGTATTGTTCTTACCGGATATTTTGATGCTACTTCTTTAAACCTTGGTGTGGACAAAGCCCAGTTTTTTGTTAACGGTGTAGATACCAGCACTCATGGTTTAGATTTAGTTCTGGCCTGGAAGAAAAGATTCGGAGAGTCATTGTTTAGTGCAACTTTGGTTGGAAACATCAATGATATGAAAATTAATAATGTGAAAAATGGTACTTTAGACGAGGGTACTTTCTTTGGAAAACGCGAAAAAGCATTCTTATTATCTTCGGCTCCGGACAACAAATTTGGTTTAAACCTAAACTATGCTAAAAATAAATTTGATGCAGGTATCGCATTTACCCGATTCAGCAAAGTTGTTTTAGTAGACTATACAGATGAAAATGATGTGTACAACCCAAGATTAATTACAGATGTAACGGTGGGTTACAAACTGACCAAAAATCTGAAATTAAGCGTTGGAAGCAACAACTTATTTAATGTTTACCCAACCAAACAAGATGAGACAGGCAACACTGAAGCTGGCGGTTACTGGGATGCTGTACAAATGGGCTTTAGCGGAGCTTACTACTATGCAAGACTTGGTTTTAATTTCTAA
- the ychF gene encoding redox-regulated ATPase YchF, translating into MKAGIVGLPNVGKSTLFNCLSNAKAQSANFPFCTIEPNIGVVNVPDPRINKLEELVKPERVQMATVDIVDIAGLVKGASKGEGLGNQFLGNIRECNAIIHVLRCFDNDNIVHVDGNVNPIRDKETIDIELQLKDLETIEKRLEKVKRAAKTGNKEAQTEEALLNRIREALLQAKSARTIVPQGNDEEVLMEAFQLITAKPVLYVCNVDESSAVNGNKYVDQVRELVKDEDAEVIILSVGAEADITELESYEERQVFLEDMGLTEPGASVLIRAAYKLLKQQTYFTAGVKEVRAWTINIGATAPQAAGVIHTDFEKGFIRAEVISYEDYVQYGSEAKAKEAGKFKVEGKEYIVKDGDVMHFRFNV; encoded by the coding sequence ATGAAAGCAGGAATTGTAGGATTACCAAATGTTGGAAAATCAACATTATTTAATTGTTTGTCTAATGCAAAAGCGCAAAGTGCGAACTTTCCGTTTTGTACAATCGAACCTAATATTGGGGTTGTAAACGTTCCGGATCCAAGAATTAACAAACTGGAAGAATTAGTAAAACCAGAGCGTGTACAAATGGCAACCGTTGATATTGTTGATATCGCAGGTTTGGTAAAAGGTGCAAGTAAAGGAGAAGGTCTTGGAAACCAGTTTTTAGGAAACATTAGAGAGTGTAATGCTATTATTCACGTTTTGCGTTGTTTTGATAACGACAACATTGTTCACGTTGACGGAAATGTAAACCCAATTCGTGATAAAGAAACGATTGATATAGAGCTTCAATTGAAAGATTTAGAAACAATCGAAAAACGTCTGGAAAAAGTAAAACGCGCGGCTAAAACCGGAAATAAAGAAGCTCAGACAGAAGAAGCTTTGTTAAACCGAATCAGAGAAGCGTTGTTGCAGGCAAAATCAGCCAGAACTATTGTTCCTCAAGGCAATGATGAAGAGGTTTTAATGGAAGCTTTCCAGTTGATTACGGCAAAACCGGTATTGTATGTTTGTAATGTTGACGAAAGTTCAGCAGTAAACGGAAACAAATATGTAGATCAGGTTCGTGAACTGGTAAAAGATGAAGATGCTGAGGTTATTATTCTTTCAGTTGGAGCAGAAGCTGATATTACGGAGTTAGAAAGCTACGAAGAGCGTCAGGTTTTCCTTGAAGATATGGGATTAACTGAGCCTGGAGCTTCGGTATTAATTCGTGCAGCTTACAAATTATTAAAACAACAAACTTACTTTACCGCTGGTGTAAAAGAAGTACGTGCCTGGACCATCAATATTGGAGCTACAGCACCACAAGCTGCAGGAGTTATTCATACTGATTTTGAAAAAGGATTCATCCGTGCAGAGGTAATCTCATACGAAGATTATGTGCAATACGGTTCTGAGGCAAAAGCAAAAGAAGCTGGAAAATTCAAAGTTGAAGGAAAAGAATATATCGTAAAAGATGGTGATGTAATGCATTTCCGTTTTAACGTTTAA
- a CDS encoding TIGR02117 family protein: MLKKAFKFLGWTLFGIFTFLFLYTSLVLIASKITVNSDVAEVNEKDGIPIYILSNGVHTDIVVPIVNEVKDWRNEIQFSHTQAKDTLATFVAFGWGDKGFYLHTPEWSDLKASTALKAVFGVSSSAMHTTFFKPLKEGENCKRILVSKENYQKLVAYISESFNNPTNPEWIQGYSYGAKDAFYEAKGSYSLFYTCNTWANCALKAANQKASLWTVYDKGIFCHYQ, translated from the coding sequence ATGCTAAAAAAAGCTTTCAAATTTTTGGGCTGGACTCTTTTCGGAATTTTCACTTTCCTTTTCTTGTATACCTCACTAGTACTTATCGCTTCAAAAATCACGGTGAATTCTGATGTTGCAGAAGTCAATGAAAAAGATGGGATTCCAATTTATATACTTTCAAATGGAGTACATACCGATATAGTGGTTCCAATTGTTAATGAAGTCAAAGACTGGCGAAACGAAATCCAGTTCAGTCATACCCAAGCTAAGGATACACTGGCAACCTTTGTGGCTTTTGGCTGGGGAGATAAAGGGTTTTATCTGCACACACCGGAATGGTCGGATTTAAAGGCGAGTACAGCTTTAAAAGCCGTATTCGGAGTAAGTTCGTCAGCGATGCATACTACATTTTTCAAACCTTTAAAAGAAGGAGAAAATTGCAAACGCATACTGGTTTCAAAAGAAAACTACCAAAAGCTGGTAGCTTATATTTCAGAAAGCTTCAATAATCCCACAAACCCGGAGTGGATTCAGGGGTATAGTTATGGAGCCAAAGACGCTTTTTATGAGGCTAAAGGAAGTTATAGTCTTTTTTATACCTGTAATACCTGGGCGAATTGTGCCTTAAAAGCAGCCAATCAAAAAGCAAGCTTATGGACGGTTTATGATAAAGGGATTTTTTGCCATTATCAGTAA